TGCCCGCCTACATTCGCTTGAGTATTGTCTCGGTAGCGGCCTTGCTCTTTTGCTTCACACCAATCTCATCCCACGCCTGGCATCCTCTTAACGACACTGGCATTCAGTTTTGTGGAGGGGCTTTCAGCAGCAACAACAATCCCTGCACCGGCCATGAACCTCAGGGCCAGGACGCGCATTATGGCCGCGATGCTGCGGCCAGGACTGGCACCCTGACCAAGGTAGGAGCTGGCGAGGCTGGATTCGACTTTACGAAAATATCCAACAGCGGCCATGCTCTCCCGGCAACGGCCCAGCTTGGTAGCGGGCCCGGCGATTGGGCCTGCACTCGGGACAATGTCACCGGGATCATGTGGGAAGTGAAAGTGAACAATCCTACCCATGCGAGACACAAGGACCACCGCTACACTTGGTTTTTCTCCAACAGCCCCGATGGCAACCTAGGATCCCAAGGTCTTGATGGATGCAATAACACCCTAGAAGGATTGAGGTGTAATACAGAAAACTATAAAGACAGAGTCAATGCGGCTAGCTTATGTGGGTATACAGACTGGCGTGTGCCATCGATCAAAGAACTGGAATCCATTACTCATCTTGAAACTTTTTCTCCAACAATTGATACTACTTATTTCCCTAACACTTCAATAATGTATTACTGGTCTTCTTCTCCAAATGCTGACAATAATAGGTACGCGTGGGTCTTATATTTTAAAGTAGGTTCTTCATATATGTATGGCCTACGAGGTAGTGCTGAGAGAGTCCTACTTGCACGCGGTGGACATCCAGTTGAAGCTTCTACCCAGGCTGGCCATTGCATGAACAACATCCCACCAAGCAACCCAGATTCAATTTATACCGTCAGCAATAATGGGAACACGGTAACTGATATTAGAACCGGACTGATGTGGAAAACATGCCCAGAAGGGCAGACGTGGACAGGTAGAACATGCTCGGGGTCGTACAATACCTTTACTTGGATTGGTGCGCTGGCACATGCTGAGTCACATGTATTTGCTAATCACAGAGACTGGCGACTCCCTAATGTTAAAGAACTGCGTAGTTTAGTCGATGAGTGCCGCGCTTACCCGAGTATAAATGAGACATTCTTTCCAAATAGTTTATCTCAGTCTTACTGGACTTCGTCGCCCAGTGCCGACAATTCTTTAAAATCGAAAGTGGTAGTTTTCATTTTTGGTCAACCCCACGGGAACTCTTCACGAAGCGAATACAATCTCGCTTGGCTTGTGCGCGGAGGGCAGACTGGCCCTTCTGGTCATACCCTCATAGTGAACTCCATCGGCGCATCATCCGTCCCCATCA
Above is a window of Desulfonatronum sp. SC1 DNA encoding:
- a CDS encoding DUF1566 domain-containing protein, which gives rise to MPAYIRLSIVSVAALLFCFTPISSHAWHPLNDTGIQFCGGAFSSNNNPCTGHEPQGQDAHYGRDAAARTGTLTKVGAGEAGFDFTKISNSGHALPATAQLGSGPGDWACTRDNVTGIMWEVKVNNPTHARHKDHRYTWFFSNSPDGNLGSQGLDGCNNTLEGLRCNTENYKDRVNAASLCGYTDWRVPSIKELESITHLETFSPTIDTTYFPNTSIMYYWSSSPNADNNRYAWVLYFKVGSSYMYGLRGSAERVLLARGGHPVEASTQAGHCMNNIPPSNPDSIYTVSNNGNTVTDIRTGLMWKTCPEGQTWTGRTCSGSYNTFTWIGALAHAESHVFANHRDWRLPNVKELRSLVDECRAYPSINETFFPNSLSQSYWTSSPSADNSLKSKVVVFIFGQPHGNSSRSEYNLAWLVRGGQTGPSGHTLIVNSIGASSVPITGNPSSYGGTTNYNKSNIPNSTQIALTAPTTSGNANFTSWTGCNTTNAANRTCTVIMNANKTVTANYEERQANLPGVMLLLLDD